A genomic window from Lotus japonicus ecotype B-129 chromosome 1, LjGifu_v1.2 includes:
- the LOC130739246 gene encoding SH2 domain-containing protein A-like isoform X5, with protein sequence MGTDSMGSEGYSPLKDLRLEIEVKERTFSLCFWVYLMNSTTFPATIIQQVYSDISQSAPFLVINENKRINILPVLHLHEEAPDIGNISSWTEVPHATADFEFPLEKWVHVGCEVCPNHIQLQINGEIVGKKSLSSLLNKEPNSSDLRKITLANVGGDGNSVHGYVHNFEVFPIISPVKDHHLKNPPLKLTIDESSASEIEEESDGVWGIVGGKASCRRNFSLDVVLSDGFGDPVDKENEQVFASLLYADTRAPVEKTIDEEAPLLVSYDGIEFSSGERPSKILLGRASFKLKISQLSSKCDNRLFLIRFCVPKLGDFPFLETFSRPIRCISRSRNTKLSTLVWKRPTSALHQLSLSQSSAMVDESLEHMQCGLESTANPLVKRFRVGHDKISVSVQPDEECNSHNEFPTSMDARPTKFDEADDSPSDSESIGERNSPSNNMASRRYPISDMTIFKYCLAGLAERSLMLKEIAFFSSGNEILELAHHVSLYSGCSHHGNQILLAKRLIEDGTNLWKVLSPNNHHVSWESAVYEIEEKFMKIASCDSRSLSHQDLELLRRIAGCQEYLTQESFEKLWCWVYPVAFTISRDLINPIWNSVAPKWIEGLITKEEAEASLRGPAGFQEPGTFTLRFPTSRSWPHPDAGCLIVTYVGNDYKIHHRLLSMDHAYGSGDKRTDMKPLQDMLLEEPELSRLGRIIRSH encoded by the exons ATGGGCACTGATTCGATGGGAAGCGAAGGGTACTCTCCGTTGAAGGATTTGAGATTGGAAATTGAAGTAAAGGAGAGAACTTTCTCTCTTTGCTTTTGGGTTTACTTGATgaactccaccacattccctgCTACCATTATTCAACAG GTCTACTCCGATATATCTCAAAGTGCTCCTTTTCTTGTTATTAATGAGAATAAGAGAATCAATATTTTACCAGTTCTTCATTTACATGAGGAAGCTCCTGATATTGGCAATATAAGTTCCTGGACAGAGGTTCCACATGCAACtgctgattttgagtttccttTGGAAAAATGGGTTCATGTTGGATGTGAG GTTTGTCCAAATCATATCCAGCTTCAGATTAATGGAGAGATTGTAGGAAAAAAGTCTCTGTCTTCCTTATTAAATAAGGAACCTAATTCAAGTGATTTGAGGAAAATAACTTTGGCCAATGTTGGTGGTGATGGAAATAGTGTGCATGGTTATGTGCACAATTTTGAAGTATTCCCTATTATTTCTCCTGTCAAGGATCACCATTTAAAG AACCCTCCTCTGAAGCTAACAATTGATGAATCATCTGCATCtgagattgaagaagaaagtgacGGTGTTTGGGGCATTGTTGGTGGCAAG GCATCTTGTCGCAGGAACTTCTCCTTGGATGTTGTTCTATCAGATGGCTTTGGAGATCCCGTAGATAAGGAGAATGAG CAGGTTTTTGCTTCACTTTTGTATGCTGACACCCGGGCTCCGGTGGAGAAAACAATTGATGAAGAAGCACCACTTTTGGTTAGCTATGATGGAATTGAATTTTCTTCTGGTGAAAGACCAAGTAAAATTTTACTGGGGCGTGCATCATTTAAGCTCAAAATATCTCAG CTTTCTTCTAAGTGTGATAACAGGTTATTCCTCATCAGATTTTGTGTTCCAAAATTAGGAGATTTTCCTTTTCTTGAGACATTCAGCCGTCCAATTCGATGCATCTCTAGGAGCCGCAACACTAAATTATCCACTCTGGTGTGGAAAAGGCCAACTTCTGCTCTTCATCAACTTAGTTTATCACAATCTTCAGCAATGGTTGATGAGTCTTTGGAACATATGCAATGTGGTCTTGAATCAACAGCCAATCCATTAGTGAAgcggtttagagttggacatgACAAGATATCTGTATCAGTGCAACCTGATGAGGAATGTAATTCTCAT AATGAGTTTCCAACCAGCATGGATGCGAGGCCTACTAAATTTGATGAAGCCGATGACTCTCCATCTGACTCAGAGAGTATAGGGGAGAGAAATTCACCTTCGAATAATATGGCAAGTAGAAGATATCCAATATCGGATATGACCATTTTCAAATACTGCCTGGCAGGCTTGGCTGAGAGATCTCTCATGCTAAAGGAAATAGCTTTCTTTTCTTCTGGCAACGAAATTTTGGAGTTGGCTCATCACGTGTCACTCTATTCAGGATGTTCACACCATGG AAACCAAATATTACTAGCCAAGAGATTGATAGAAGATGGAACTAATCTTTGGAAGGTATTGTCTCCAAACAACCACCACGTTTCATGGGAGAGTGCAGTCTATGAGATTGAAGAGAAATTCATGAAGATTGCTTCTTGTGATTCAAGATCTCTCTCACATCAG GACCTAGAGCTTCTGAGAAGGATTGCTGGATGTCAAGAGTATCTGACACAGGAGAGCTTTGAGAAATTGTGGTGCTGGGTGTACCCAGTAGCTTTTACAATATCGAGGGACTTGATCAATCCTATCTGGAATTCCGTAGCACCTAAATGGATAGAAGGATTGATTACTAAGGAGGAGGCCGAAGCTTCACTTCGAGGTCCTGCAGGATTTCAAGAACCCGGTACCTTCACACTCCGATTCCCCACTTCAAGAAGCTGGCCCCACCCAGATGCAGGTTGCCTAATTGTGACTTACGTTGGCAATGACTACAAAATTCACCACAGATTACTTTCTATGGATCATGCTTATGG
- the LOC130739246 gene encoding SH2 domain-containing protein A-like isoform X1 — MGTDSMGSEGYSPLKDLRLEIEVKERTFSLCFWVYLMNSTTFPATIIQQVYSDISQSAPFLVINENKRINILPVLHLHEEAPDIGNISSWTEVPHATADFEFPLEKWVHVGCEVCPNHIQLQINGEIVGKKSLSSLLNKEPNSSDLRKITLANVGGDGNSVHGYVHNFEVFPIISPVKDHHLKNPPLKLTIDESSASEIEEESDGVWGIVGGKASCRRNFSLDVVLSDGFGDPVDKENEQVFASLLYADTRAPVEKTIDEEAPLLVSYDGIEFSSGERPSKILLGRASFKLKISQLSSKCDNRLFLIRFCVPKLGDFPFLETFSRPIRCISRSRNTKLSTLVWKRPTSALHQLSLSQSSAMVDESLEHMQCGLESTANPLVKRFRVGHDKISVSVQPDEECNSHVWTANQVQNEFPTSMDARPTKFDEADDSPSDSESIGERNSPSNNMASRRYPISDMTIFKYCLAGLAERSLMLKEIAFFSSGNEILELAHHVSLYSGCSHHGNQILLAKRLIEDGTNLWKVLSPNNHHVSWESAVYEIEEKFMKIASCDSRSLSHQDLELLRRIAGCQEYLTQESFEKLWCWVYPVAFTISRDLINPIWNSVAPKWIEGLITKEEAEASLRGPAGFQEPGTFTLRFPTSRSWPHPDAGCLIVTYVGNDYKIHHRLLSMDHAYGSGDKRTDMKPLQDMLLEEPELSRLGRIIRSH; from the exons ATGGGCACTGATTCGATGGGAAGCGAAGGGTACTCTCCGTTGAAGGATTTGAGATTGGAAATTGAAGTAAAGGAGAGAACTTTCTCTCTTTGCTTTTGGGTTTACTTGATgaactccaccacattccctgCTACCATTATTCAACAG GTCTACTCCGATATATCTCAAAGTGCTCCTTTTCTTGTTATTAATGAGAATAAGAGAATCAATATTTTACCAGTTCTTCATTTACATGAGGAAGCTCCTGATATTGGCAATATAAGTTCCTGGACAGAGGTTCCACATGCAACtgctgattttgagtttccttTGGAAAAATGGGTTCATGTTGGATGTGAG GTTTGTCCAAATCATATCCAGCTTCAGATTAATGGAGAGATTGTAGGAAAAAAGTCTCTGTCTTCCTTATTAAATAAGGAACCTAATTCAAGTGATTTGAGGAAAATAACTTTGGCCAATGTTGGTGGTGATGGAAATAGTGTGCATGGTTATGTGCACAATTTTGAAGTATTCCCTATTATTTCTCCTGTCAAGGATCACCATTTAAAG AACCCTCCTCTGAAGCTAACAATTGATGAATCATCTGCATCtgagattgaagaagaaagtgacGGTGTTTGGGGCATTGTTGGTGGCAAG GCATCTTGTCGCAGGAACTTCTCCTTGGATGTTGTTCTATCAGATGGCTTTGGAGATCCCGTAGATAAGGAGAATGAG CAGGTTTTTGCTTCACTTTTGTATGCTGACACCCGGGCTCCGGTGGAGAAAACAATTGATGAAGAAGCACCACTTTTGGTTAGCTATGATGGAATTGAATTTTCTTCTGGTGAAAGACCAAGTAAAATTTTACTGGGGCGTGCATCATTTAAGCTCAAAATATCTCAG CTTTCTTCTAAGTGTGATAACAGGTTATTCCTCATCAGATTTTGTGTTCCAAAATTAGGAGATTTTCCTTTTCTTGAGACATTCAGCCGTCCAATTCGATGCATCTCTAGGAGCCGCAACACTAAATTATCCACTCTGGTGTGGAAAAGGCCAACTTCTGCTCTTCATCAACTTAGTTTATCACAATCTTCAGCAATGGTTGATGAGTCTTTGGAACATATGCAATGTGGTCTTGAATCAACAGCCAATCCATTAGTGAAgcggtttagagttggacatgACAAGATATCTGTATCAGTGCAACCTGATGAGGAATGTAATTCTCATGTATGGACTGCTAATCAG GTTCAGAATGAGTTTCCAACCAGCATGGATGCGAGGCCTACTAAATTTGATGAAGCCGATGACTCTCCATCTGACTCAGAGAGTATAGGGGAGAGAAATTCACCTTCGAATAATATGGCAAGTAGAAGATATCCAATATCGGATATGACCATTTTCAAATACTGCCTGGCAGGCTTGGCTGAGAGATCTCTCATGCTAAAGGAAATAGCTTTCTTTTCTTCTGGCAACGAAATTTTGGAGTTGGCTCATCACGTGTCACTCTATTCAGGATGTTCACACCATGG AAACCAAATATTACTAGCCAAGAGATTGATAGAAGATGGAACTAATCTTTGGAAGGTATTGTCTCCAAACAACCACCACGTTTCATGGGAGAGTGCAGTCTATGAGATTGAAGAGAAATTCATGAAGATTGCTTCTTGTGATTCAAGATCTCTCTCACATCAG GACCTAGAGCTTCTGAGAAGGATTGCTGGATGTCAAGAGTATCTGACACAGGAGAGCTTTGAGAAATTGTGGTGCTGGGTGTACCCAGTAGCTTTTACAATATCGAGGGACTTGATCAATCCTATCTGGAATTCCGTAGCACCTAAATGGATAGAAGGATTGATTACTAAGGAGGAGGCCGAAGCTTCACTTCGAGGTCCTGCAGGATTTCAAGAACCCGGTACCTTCACACTCCGATTCCCCACTTCAAGAAGCTGGCCCCACCCAGATGCAGGTTGCCTAATTGTGACTTACGTTGGCAATGACTACAAAATTCACCACAGATTACTTTCTATGGATCATGCTTATGG
- the LOC130739246 gene encoding SH2 domain-containing protein A-like isoform X4, giving the protein MGTDSMGSEGYSPLKDLRLEIEVKERTFSLCFWVYLMNSTTFPATIIQQVYSDISQSAPFLVINENKRINILPVLHLHEEAPDIGNISSWTEVPHATADFEFPLEKWVHVGCEVCPNHIQLQINGEIVGKKSLSSLLNKEPNSSDLRKITLANVGGDGNSVHGYVHNFEVFPIISPVKDHHLKNPPLKLTIDESSASEIEEESDGVWGIVGGKASCRRNFSLDVVLSDGFGDPVDKENEQVFASLLYADTRAPVEKTIDEEAPLLVSYDGIEFSSGERPSKILLGRASFKLKISQLSSKCDNRLFLIRFCVPKLGDFPFLETFSRPIRCISRSRNTKLSTLVWKRPTSALHQLSLSQSSAMVDESLEHMQCGLESTANPLVKRFRVGHDKISVSVQPDEECNSHVQNEFPTSMDARPTKFDEADDSPSDSESIGERNSPSNNMASRRYPISDMTIFKYCLAGLAERSLMLKEIAFFSSGNEILELAHHVSLYSGCSHHGNQILLAKRLIEDGTNLWKVLSPNNHHVSWESAVYEIEEKFMKIASCDSRSLSHQDLELLRRIAGCQEYLTQESFEKLWCWVYPVAFTISRDLINPIWNSVAPKWIEGLITKEEAEASLRGPAGFQEPGTFTLRFPTSRSWPHPDAGCLIVTYVGNDYKIHHRLLSMDHAYGSGDKRTDMKPLQDMLLEEPELSRLGRIIRSH; this is encoded by the exons ATGGGCACTGATTCGATGGGAAGCGAAGGGTACTCTCCGTTGAAGGATTTGAGATTGGAAATTGAAGTAAAGGAGAGAACTTTCTCTCTTTGCTTTTGGGTTTACTTGATgaactccaccacattccctgCTACCATTATTCAACAG GTCTACTCCGATATATCTCAAAGTGCTCCTTTTCTTGTTATTAATGAGAATAAGAGAATCAATATTTTACCAGTTCTTCATTTACATGAGGAAGCTCCTGATATTGGCAATATAAGTTCCTGGACAGAGGTTCCACATGCAACtgctgattttgagtttccttTGGAAAAATGGGTTCATGTTGGATGTGAG GTTTGTCCAAATCATATCCAGCTTCAGATTAATGGAGAGATTGTAGGAAAAAAGTCTCTGTCTTCCTTATTAAATAAGGAACCTAATTCAAGTGATTTGAGGAAAATAACTTTGGCCAATGTTGGTGGTGATGGAAATAGTGTGCATGGTTATGTGCACAATTTTGAAGTATTCCCTATTATTTCTCCTGTCAAGGATCACCATTTAAAG AACCCTCCTCTGAAGCTAACAATTGATGAATCATCTGCATCtgagattgaagaagaaagtgacGGTGTTTGGGGCATTGTTGGTGGCAAG GCATCTTGTCGCAGGAACTTCTCCTTGGATGTTGTTCTATCAGATGGCTTTGGAGATCCCGTAGATAAGGAGAATGAG CAGGTTTTTGCTTCACTTTTGTATGCTGACACCCGGGCTCCGGTGGAGAAAACAATTGATGAAGAAGCACCACTTTTGGTTAGCTATGATGGAATTGAATTTTCTTCTGGTGAAAGACCAAGTAAAATTTTACTGGGGCGTGCATCATTTAAGCTCAAAATATCTCAG CTTTCTTCTAAGTGTGATAACAGGTTATTCCTCATCAGATTTTGTGTTCCAAAATTAGGAGATTTTCCTTTTCTTGAGACATTCAGCCGTCCAATTCGATGCATCTCTAGGAGCCGCAACACTAAATTATCCACTCTGGTGTGGAAAAGGCCAACTTCTGCTCTTCATCAACTTAGTTTATCACAATCTTCAGCAATGGTTGATGAGTCTTTGGAACATATGCAATGTGGTCTTGAATCAACAGCCAATCCATTAGTGAAgcggtttagagttggacatgACAAGATATCTGTATCAGTGCAACCTGATGAGGAATGTAATTCTCAT GTTCAGAATGAGTTTCCAACCAGCATGGATGCGAGGCCTACTAAATTTGATGAAGCCGATGACTCTCCATCTGACTCAGAGAGTATAGGGGAGAGAAATTCACCTTCGAATAATATGGCAAGTAGAAGATATCCAATATCGGATATGACCATTTTCAAATACTGCCTGGCAGGCTTGGCTGAGAGATCTCTCATGCTAAAGGAAATAGCTTTCTTTTCTTCTGGCAACGAAATTTTGGAGTTGGCTCATCACGTGTCACTCTATTCAGGATGTTCACACCATGG AAACCAAATATTACTAGCCAAGAGATTGATAGAAGATGGAACTAATCTTTGGAAGGTATTGTCTCCAAACAACCACCACGTTTCATGGGAGAGTGCAGTCTATGAGATTGAAGAGAAATTCATGAAGATTGCTTCTTGTGATTCAAGATCTCTCTCACATCAG GACCTAGAGCTTCTGAGAAGGATTGCTGGATGTCAAGAGTATCTGACACAGGAGAGCTTTGAGAAATTGTGGTGCTGGGTGTACCCAGTAGCTTTTACAATATCGAGGGACTTGATCAATCCTATCTGGAATTCCGTAGCACCTAAATGGATAGAAGGATTGATTACTAAGGAGGAGGCCGAAGCTTCACTTCGAGGTCCTGCAGGATTTCAAGAACCCGGTACCTTCACACTCCGATTCCCCACTTCAAGAAGCTGGCCCCACCCAGATGCAGGTTGCCTAATTGTGACTTACGTTGGCAATGACTACAAAATTCACCACAGATTACTTTCTATGGATCATGCTTATGG
- the LOC130739246 gene encoding SH2 domain-containing protein A-like isoform X2, producing MGTDSMGSEGYSPLKDLRLEIEVKERTFSLCFWVYLMNSTTFPATIIQQVYSDISQSAPFLVINENKRINILPVLHLHEEAPDIGNISSWTEVPHATADFEFPLEKWVHVGCEVCPNHIQLQINGEIVGKKSLSSLLNKEPNSSDLRKITLANVGGDGNSVHGYVHNFEVFPIISPVKDHHLKNPPLKLTIDESSASEIEEESDGVWGIVGGKASCRRNFSLDVVLSDGFGDPVDKENEVFASLLYADTRAPVEKTIDEEAPLLVSYDGIEFSSGERPSKILLGRASFKLKISQLSSKCDNRLFLIRFCVPKLGDFPFLETFSRPIRCISRSRNTKLSTLVWKRPTSALHQLSLSQSSAMVDESLEHMQCGLESTANPLVKRFRVGHDKISVSVQPDEECNSHVWTANQVQNEFPTSMDARPTKFDEADDSPSDSESIGERNSPSNNMASRRYPISDMTIFKYCLAGLAERSLMLKEIAFFSSGNEILELAHHVSLYSGCSHHGNQILLAKRLIEDGTNLWKVLSPNNHHVSWESAVYEIEEKFMKIASCDSRSLSHQDLELLRRIAGCQEYLTQESFEKLWCWVYPVAFTISRDLINPIWNSVAPKWIEGLITKEEAEASLRGPAGFQEPGTFTLRFPTSRSWPHPDAGCLIVTYVGNDYKIHHRLLSMDHAYGSGDKRTDMKPLQDMLLEEPELSRLGRIIRSH from the exons ATGGGCACTGATTCGATGGGAAGCGAAGGGTACTCTCCGTTGAAGGATTTGAGATTGGAAATTGAAGTAAAGGAGAGAACTTTCTCTCTTTGCTTTTGGGTTTACTTGATgaactccaccacattccctgCTACCATTATTCAACAG GTCTACTCCGATATATCTCAAAGTGCTCCTTTTCTTGTTATTAATGAGAATAAGAGAATCAATATTTTACCAGTTCTTCATTTACATGAGGAAGCTCCTGATATTGGCAATATAAGTTCCTGGACAGAGGTTCCACATGCAACtgctgattttgagtttccttTGGAAAAATGGGTTCATGTTGGATGTGAG GTTTGTCCAAATCATATCCAGCTTCAGATTAATGGAGAGATTGTAGGAAAAAAGTCTCTGTCTTCCTTATTAAATAAGGAACCTAATTCAAGTGATTTGAGGAAAATAACTTTGGCCAATGTTGGTGGTGATGGAAATAGTGTGCATGGTTATGTGCACAATTTTGAAGTATTCCCTATTATTTCTCCTGTCAAGGATCACCATTTAAAG AACCCTCCTCTGAAGCTAACAATTGATGAATCATCTGCATCtgagattgaagaagaaagtgacGGTGTTTGGGGCATTGTTGGTGGCAAG GCATCTTGTCGCAGGAACTTCTCCTTGGATGTTGTTCTATCAGATGGCTTTGGAGATCCCGTAGATAAGGAGAATGAG GTTTTTGCTTCACTTTTGTATGCTGACACCCGGGCTCCGGTGGAGAAAACAATTGATGAAGAAGCACCACTTTTGGTTAGCTATGATGGAATTGAATTTTCTTCTGGTGAAAGACCAAGTAAAATTTTACTGGGGCGTGCATCATTTAAGCTCAAAATATCTCAG CTTTCTTCTAAGTGTGATAACAGGTTATTCCTCATCAGATTTTGTGTTCCAAAATTAGGAGATTTTCCTTTTCTTGAGACATTCAGCCGTCCAATTCGATGCATCTCTAGGAGCCGCAACACTAAATTATCCACTCTGGTGTGGAAAAGGCCAACTTCTGCTCTTCATCAACTTAGTTTATCACAATCTTCAGCAATGGTTGATGAGTCTTTGGAACATATGCAATGTGGTCTTGAATCAACAGCCAATCCATTAGTGAAgcggtttagagttggacatgACAAGATATCTGTATCAGTGCAACCTGATGAGGAATGTAATTCTCATGTATGGACTGCTAATCAG GTTCAGAATGAGTTTCCAACCAGCATGGATGCGAGGCCTACTAAATTTGATGAAGCCGATGACTCTCCATCTGACTCAGAGAGTATAGGGGAGAGAAATTCACCTTCGAATAATATGGCAAGTAGAAGATATCCAATATCGGATATGACCATTTTCAAATACTGCCTGGCAGGCTTGGCTGAGAGATCTCTCATGCTAAAGGAAATAGCTTTCTTTTCTTCTGGCAACGAAATTTTGGAGTTGGCTCATCACGTGTCACTCTATTCAGGATGTTCACACCATGG AAACCAAATATTACTAGCCAAGAGATTGATAGAAGATGGAACTAATCTTTGGAAGGTATTGTCTCCAAACAACCACCACGTTTCATGGGAGAGTGCAGTCTATGAGATTGAAGAGAAATTCATGAAGATTGCTTCTTGTGATTCAAGATCTCTCTCACATCAG GACCTAGAGCTTCTGAGAAGGATTGCTGGATGTCAAGAGTATCTGACACAGGAGAGCTTTGAGAAATTGTGGTGCTGGGTGTACCCAGTAGCTTTTACAATATCGAGGGACTTGATCAATCCTATCTGGAATTCCGTAGCACCTAAATGGATAGAAGGATTGATTACTAAGGAGGAGGCCGAAGCTTCACTTCGAGGTCCTGCAGGATTTCAAGAACCCGGTACCTTCACACTCCGATTCCCCACTTCAAGAAGCTGGCCCCACCCAGATGCAGGTTGCCTAATTGTGACTTACGTTGGCAATGACTACAAAATTCACCACAGATTACTTTCTATGGATCATGCTTATGG
- the LOC130739246 gene encoding SH2 domain-containing protein B-like isoform X3, translating into MGTDSMGSEGYSPLKDLRLEIEVKERTFSLCFWVYLMNSTTFPATIIQQVYSDISQSAPFLVINENKRINILPVLHLHEEAPDIGNISSWTEVPHATADFEFPLEKWVHVGCEVCPNHIQLQINGEIVGKKSLSSLLNKEPNSSDLRKITLANVGGDGNSVHGYVHNFEVFPIISPVKDHHLKNPPLKLTIDESSASEIEEESDGVWGIVGGKASCRRNFSLDVVLSDGFGDPVDKENEQVFASLLYADTRAPVEKTIDEEAPLLVSYDGIEFSSGERPSKILLGRASFKLKISQLSSKCDNRLFLIRFCVPKLGDFPFLETFSRPIRCISRSRNTKLSTLVWKRPTSALHQLSLSQSSAMVDESLEHMQCGLESTANPLVKRFRVGHDKISVSVQPDEECNSHVWTANQNEFPTSMDARPTKFDEADDSPSDSESIGERNSPSNNMASRRYPISDMTIFKYCLAGLAERSLMLKEIAFFSSGNEILELAHHVSLYSGCSHHGNQILLAKRLIEDGTNLWKVLSPNNHHVSWESAVYEIEEKFMKIASCDSRSLSHQDLELLRRIAGCQEYLTQESFEKLWCWVYPVAFTISRDLINPIWNSVAPKWIEGLITKEEAEASLRGPAGFQEPGTFTLRFPTSRSWPHPDAGCLIVTYVGNDYKIHHRLLSMDHAYGSGDKRTDMKPLQDMLLEEPELSRLGRIIRSH; encoded by the exons ATGGGCACTGATTCGATGGGAAGCGAAGGGTACTCTCCGTTGAAGGATTTGAGATTGGAAATTGAAGTAAAGGAGAGAACTTTCTCTCTTTGCTTTTGGGTTTACTTGATgaactccaccacattccctgCTACCATTATTCAACAG GTCTACTCCGATATATCTCAAAGTGCTCCTTTTCTTGTTATTAATGAGAATAAGAGAATCAATATTTTACCAGTTCTTCATTTACATGAGGAAGCTCCTGATATTGGCAATATAAGTTCCTGGACAGAGGTTCCACATGCAACtgctgattttgagtttccttTGGAAAAATGGGTTCATGTTGGATGTGAG GTTTGTCCAAATCATATCCAGCTTCAGATTAATGGAGAGATTGTAGGAAAAAAGTCTCTGTCTTCCTTATTAAATAAGGAACCTAATTCAAGTGATTTGAGGAAAATAACTTTGGCCAATGTTGGTGGTGATGGAAATAGTGTGCATGGTTATGTGCACAATTTTGAAGTATTCCCTATTATTTCTCCTGTCAAGGATCACCATTTAAAG AACCCTCCTCTGAAGCTAACAATTGATGAATCATCTGCATCtgagattgaagaagaaagtgacGGTGTTTGGGGCATTGTTGGTGGCAAG GCATCTTGTCGCAGGAACTTCTCCTTGGATGTTGTTCTATCAGATGGCTTTGGAGATCCCGTAGATAAGGAGAATGAG CAGGTTTTTGCTTCACTTTTGTATGCTGACACCCGGGCTCCGGTGGAGAAAACAATTGATGAAGAAGCACCACTTTTGGTTAGCTATGATGGAATTGAATTTTCTTCTGGTGAAAGACCAAGTAAAATTTTACTGGGGCGTGCATCATTTAAGCTCAAAATATCTCAG CTTTCTTCTAAGTGTGATAACAGGTTATTCCTCATCAGATTTTGTGTTCCAAAATTAGGAGATTTTCCTTTTCTTGAGACATTCAGCCGTCCAATTCGATGCATCTCTAGGAGCCGCAACACTAAATTATCCACTCTGGTGTGGAAAAGGCCAACTTCTGCTCTTCATCAACTTAGTTTATCACAATCTTCAGCAATGGTTGATGAGTCTTTGGAACATATGCAATGTGGTCTTGAATCAACAGCCAATCCATTAGTGAAgcggtttagagttggacatgACAAGATATCTGTATCAGTGCAACCTGATGAGGAATGTAATTCTCATGTATGGACTGCTAATCAG AATGAGTTTCCAACCAGCATGGATGCGAGGCCTACTAAATTTGATGAAGCCGATGACTCTCCATCTGACTCAGAGAGTATAGGGGAGAGAAATTCACCTTCGAATAATATGGCAAGTAGAAGATATCCAATATCGGATATGACCATTTTCAAATACTGCCTGGCAGGCTTGGCTGAGAGATCTCTCATGCTAAAGGAAATAGCTTTCTTTTCTTCTGGCAACGAAATTTTGGAGTTGGCTCATCACGTGTCACTCTATTCAGGATGTTCACACCATGG AAACCAAATATTACTAGCCAAGAGATTGATAGAAGATGGAACTAATCTTTGGAAGGTATTGTCTCCAAACAACCACCACGTTTCATGGGAGAGTGCAGTCTATGAGATTGAAGAGAAATTCATGAAGATTGCTTCTTGTGATTCAAGATCTCTCTCACATCAG GACCTAGAGCTTCTGAGAAGGATTGCTGGATGTCAAGAGTATCTGACACAGGAGAGCTTTGAGAAATTGTGGTGCTGGGTGTACCCAGTAGCTTTTACAATATCGAGGGACTTGATCAATCCTATCTGGAATTCCGTAGCACCTAAATGGATAGAAGGATTGATTACTAAGGAGGAGGCCGAAGCTTCACTTCGAGGTCCTGCAGGATTTCAAGAACCCGGTACCTTCACACTCCGATTCCCCACTTCAAGAAGCTGGCCCCACCCAGATGCAGGTTGCCTAATTGTGACTTACGTTGGCAATGACTACAAAATTCACCACAGATTACTTTCTATGGATCATGCTTATGG